The sequence below is a genomic window from Burkholderia contaminans.
GCTTGAAACCGGGCTGCTTCGTGTCCGGCCGGCTCCCCGCGATCTCGATCGACGTTTCCCAGCGGAAATAGCCGGATACGTTGCCGTCGCGGTCGTATACGCCGAAATCGGCCGTGCACGTGGTGGCGCCCGCGGCCAGCACGTCGCTGCGCCAGTAGTGGTCCTTCATCGGATGGCACGGCGGATGCAGCAGGTCGTCGGCATTCGGCACGGGCGTGGCCGCATCGCGCACTTCGGGTTCGATCGGCGCGACGATGCCCGCATCCTTCAACGCGAACCGGATGAACAGCACGCTCACCTCGGCGCGCAGGGCCAGCGCGGTTTCGCGCAGGCGCAGCTGGTCGCCCGGCGACAGGCCGGTAAAGAGGCGGCTGTCGTTGTGGCCGAGCTGCGCGGCGTCGCCGGGGCTCACCACATAGAGGTGCCGGCCGTCGATCACGGTCGGGGCGGCCGGGTCCCGGCTTGCCTCCGGGTAGGCCGACAGCAACGTGACGGCATCGACGATCACCAGCACATCGCAACGAAGACCAGACATGAGCGCTTCCTCCGCAACAAGTGGATGACGCGGGCAGCCGCCGCGCGGCCGCCCGCCTGCCGCGATCAGTTATGGATCGAGATGAACGGATCCCAGGAGAAGCAGCCCTGGCTCTGGCAGTTGCGATCGATGATCTGGAACTGGAAGTGGTACGTCACGCGGCCGACTTTCAGGCATTCCGACGACCAGTAGTAGTTCGCGACCTTCTGGCAGGTCGGCACTTCGGGCTTGCTGGTGTTCGGCACCGGAATGGACGCTTCCGCGACGCGCGGCGTGGGCGTCGAGATCAGTTCGTTGCCGACGTTGCCGACGAACTTGTAGAACACGACCTGGTTCTCGAAGCCCAGCGACAGGCTCGTTTCACGCCAGCGGATCAGGTCGCCGACCTGCGCCTTCAGGTCGAGTTCGCCGCCCGCCTGCCCGGAGATCACGTTGTCCTGGTTGGTCACCATATAGACATAGCGCCAGTCGATCAGCGTCGGTGCGGCCGGGTTCTTGCTGGGATTCGGATATTTTTTGAGAATGGTTTCGGTATCGAAAGAGACGAGCACATCGGTGACGCGTGACATAGAAGCTCCCGTTTGAATGAATGGGACTTATTGTTGCGCGAATTTCTTCGTGCGGCCGCCATCGCCTTGCCCTGCAAGGCTTCGCGCCGATCAAGGCACGTGCGGGCGGGATGGCGAATGCAGATTATCCCGTTCGGTTAATTCTGGAAGCTGTAAAAGTAAACAGGGTATTTAATATTATTTCAGACGGTAATTTGAAAATCGGATTCAATCGGCTCGATGCGTTACATAAATATAACGACATTGAACCTGTTAATTGAATCGCCGATTATGTCCGGCAATGTCCGGCTGCCGTGGGGCGGGGAAGGATCGCTTACCGGTAGGTCCACAGCCGGTGCAGCGCGAACGTGGTCGGCGGAACCAGCAGCGCGATCGCTGCGATGCTCATCCCGCGGGAGCCGTCCAGCGCTTCGGTCGCACGCGCGAGCAGCATCGTTTCGCCGAAGCCGGCCAGCGTGACCGCGAGAAAGCGCACCGCGTTGCGCGTGCCGACCGTCGACGAGAAGCTCCACAGCGTATTCGCGACGTACGAGAACGCCGTCGCGCAGAGGAATGCGATCGCGTTCGCCGTCACCAGCGTCGCATCGAACTGCGCGAACAGTGCCGCTGCGACCAGCGTGTGGATCGCGGTCGAGCCGAGCCCGGACACGCCGAAGCGCACGAGCCGCGTGCGTTCGGCCTGGAGCAGACCGATCATGGCCGTCGGCGCGCGTCAGCGTTCGCCGATCCGCGCGCGAGTCGGCTGCACGCGCCGGCGGGCCATCTGGCGGCGCGCGTCGCGCGCGACCGGCAGTTCGATCACCTTGCCGTGCGCCTGGTAGCGGCGGCGGACCAGGTAGACGGGCCGTTGCTTCGACTCGTCGTAGATCCGCCCGATGTATTCGCCGACGACACCGATCCCGATGAGCTCGATTCCGCCGATGAACAGCGTGACCGAGATCAGCGACGCGTAGCCGAGCACCGGATTGCCGAACACCAGCGTGCGCAGGATGATGAACGCGCCGTACAGGAACGCGAGCGCGGCGATGCCCACGCCGATGTAGGTCCAGCTGCGCAGCGGCACGGTGCTGAAGCTGGTGATGCCTTCGAGCGCGAAATTCCACAGCTTCCAGCCGGAGAATTTCGAGTGCCCGGCGCTGCGCGCGTCGCGCTGGTATTCGACGATCACGGTGCGGTAGCCGACCCACGCGAACAGCCCCTTCATGAAGCGATGCCGCTCGGGCAGGCTGCGCAGCGCGTTCACGACCTTGCGGTCCATCAGCCGGAAATCGCCGACGTTCTCCGGCAGTTTCACGTCCGACAGCAGGTTGTGCACGCGATAGTAGATCGCGGCCGCCGTGCGTTTCGCGAACGAGTCGCACGCGCGGTTGCTGCGCTTCGCCGCGACGACTTCCGCGCCGTCGCGCCAGTGCTCGATCATCACGGGAATCAGGCTCGGCGGATCCTGCAGGTCGGCGTCGAGCGGGATCACCGCGTCGCCGAGCGCTTCGTCGAGGCCGGCCGTGAGCGCCGCTTCCTTGCCGAAGTTGCGGGTGAGATCGATCACGCGCACGCGCCGCTCGGCGGTGCTGATCCGGATCAGCCGGTCGAGCGTGTCGTCGCGGCTGCCGTCGTTCACGCAGACGATCTCGAAACGGATCGCGTCGATGGACGTCATCAGCGGAATTACGACGTCGAAGAAGTGCTCGACGGCCTCGCCTTCGTTATAGAACGGCACGACCAGCGAGATGAGCGGTGTATAGAGTGGTTCCCGCATGGTGATTCCCCTTGTGATGTCGT
It includes:
- a CDS encoding inclusion body family protein, producing MSRVTDVLVSFDTETILKKYPNPSKNPAAPTLIDWRYVYMVTNQDNVISGQAGGELDLKAQVGDLIRWRETSLSLGFENQVVFYKFVGNVGNELISTPTPRVAEASIPVPNTSKPEVPTCQKVANYYWSSECLKVGRVTYHFQFQIIDRNCQSQGCFSWDPFISIHN
- a CDS encoding GtrA family protein; protein product: MIGLLQAERTRLVRFGVSGLGSTAIHTLVAAALFAQFDATLVTANAIAFLCATAFSYVANTLWSFSSTVGTRNAVRFLAVTLAGFGETMLLARATEALDGSRGMSIAAIALLVPPTTFALHRLWTYR
- a CDS encoding AidA/PixA family protein, with protein sequence MSGLRCDVLVIVDAVTLLSAYPEASRDPAAPTVIDGRHLYVVSPGDAAQLGHNDSRLFTGLSPGDQLRLRETALALRAEVSVLFIRFALKDAGIVAPIEPEVRDAATPVPNADDLLHPPCHPMKDHYWRSDVLAAGATTCTADFGVYDRDGNVSGYFRWETSIEIAGSRPDTKQPGFKPSSDRNGRFTLPPNTAFKAIFYANAADRQDLKLFVDDAPEPAASFVGNSEDGVRMFTLNSKGGKIRIEASANGRQSATDARLAPLSAGDSVWLGWLGAEDGADADYNDGIVILQWPIT
- a CDS encoding glycosyltransferase family 2 protein; this encodes MREPLYTPLISLVVPFYNEGEAVEHFFDVVIPLMTSIDAIRFEIVCVNDGSRDDTLDRLIRISTAERRVRVIDLTRNFGKEAALTAGLDEALGDAVIPLDADLQDPPSLIPVMIEHWRDGAEVVAAKRSNRACDSFAKRTAAAIYYRVHNLLSDVKLPENVGDFRLMDRKVVNALRSLPERHRFMKGLFAWVGYRTVIVEYQRDARSAGHSKFSGWKLWNFALEGITSFSTVPLRSWTYIGVGIAALAFLYGAFIILRTLVFGNPVLGYASLISVTLFIGGIELIGIGVVGEYIGRIYDESKQRPVYLVRRRYQAHGKVIELPVARDARRQMARRRVQPTRARIGER